The following is a genomic window from Abditibacteriota bacterium.
GGGTCGGCGGGACCTTCGTGGCCCATGTTGCACGACAGGTTGTGGTCCGAGCCGTCCCTGTTGTCCTCTCCGTTCCTCTCGTTGCGCTTGGCGGTGTAGGTAAACAGGTCGTAGAGGGTGAAGCCGTCGTGGCAGGTGACAAAATTCACCGCCCCGCCGCCGGGGAATATGTGGCGGCTGCCCTCGATGCATTTGGCCATGTCGGCGCAGACGTCCTTTTCTTCCGTGAGAAAGCGTCTCGCCGTGTCTCTGAAAAAGCCGTTCCACTCGGCCCAGCCTCTCTGCTTCGCAAAGACGCCTGCCATATAGCCGCCTCCCGCGTCCCAGGGCTCGGCAATGAGCTTGCAGCCCTGCAGCGCCGGGCTTTCCGTAATGGCCCGGATAAGGGGGGCGTCCTCCCGGATGGCCCCGTCTGTATCTCTGGCCAGCACCGGGCACAGGTCAAAGCGGAAGCCGTCCACTCTGTACTCCGTCCGCCAGTATTCCAGGCTTCTCAGCACAAAGCGCAGGGCCTCCGGGCTGTTGCAGGACACCGTGTTGCCGCAGCCGGATATATTGGCCAGAGGCTCCGGAAAGTAATAGTCTCCCAGACCTGTAAACAGGGGGGCTTCCTTTTTGCCTCCCGTATGATTGTACACCACGTCCAGCCACAGCTCCATGCCCCGACGGTGCAGGGCCCCCGCCAGGCTCTTCAGCTCGGCCCGGGGGTCTCCGCCGGAATATGATGCCTTGGGGGCAAAGTAGCCCAGCGTGGCGTAGCCCCAGTAGTTCACCAGTCCGGCGCCGGTCTCCGGGTCCCTGTTGGGGTTGTCGCTCCGGTCAAACTCAAAGACGGGCAGCAGCTCCAGGGCCGTGACGCCCAGATCCTGCAGATAGTCCAGCTTATCTTCCAGGGCCGCAAAGGTGCCGGGGGCCTTCGCTCCCGGGTCGTCTGCCGTAAAGCCCTTTACGTGAGCCTCATATATCACCGTCTCTGCCATAGGGACCTCCGGGAAGGGGTCCTCCTGCCGGGGCCCTTCGTCGGGGAGGGCTATGGCGAACAGGGGACCGCCCTGTCTCTCGGGGTCGTCAAGGCCGGCGAAGGCCCGGGCGTATATGTCCGGGTATATGCCGTCCGGGGTGCCGTCGGGAAAGTCCTCGCACACAAAGGCGTATTCCGCCCCCGTCAGGTCCGCCCCCTCTATGAGTATGCTGCGGGAGCGGCCCGCCGCCCCGCATTCCATGGGTACTCTGAGCCCCGTCTCCCTCAGGAGCAGGCTGCATTTCCTGGCGGGCGTGACGCAGGTCACGTTCCAGCCCCGGGCCGTCCGTGTGACTCCCGGCAGGCTGTGGTCTCCCGGTCCCGTCTTCATCTGAGTAAAGTCCATATTATTGCGCCGGCTCCTCAAAGCAGGAGCGATAGACCCTCTCGTATTCCGCCACCGACTTGTCCCAGCCGAAGCGGCATTCCAGAGCGGCGCTCCTCAGGGCAGCCCATTCTTCGGGCTCCCGCTTGTATTTCAGATAGGCCCGCCACAGCTGCTCCTTCACCACTCCCGGGTCCAGAGAGTCAAAGACGAAGCCGTTGGGCGCTGCTGCGCTGCTGTCTGCGTCCGTCACCGTGTCGGAAAGGCCGCCGGTCCTGTGGACGAAGGGCAGGGCGCCGTATCTCAGGGCGATCATCTGTCCCAGACCGCAGGGCTCGTAGCGGGAGGGCATCAGGAACATATCCGAGCCTGCATACACTCTCCTGGCCATGGCCTCGCTGTATCTGGCTATATGGCGGACGGAGCGGGGGAAGTCGGCTGCGAGAGCGGTCATCATATCCTCGTATTCCCTGTCTCCCGTGCCCTGCGCTATGAATATAGCGTCGGAATAGGAAAGGAGGTCCCTCATGCCGTACATCAGAGCGTCAAAGCCCTTCTGCCTGCACAGCCGGGACACTATGCCCAGCACCGGGGCGTCGGGGGCCGCGTCTATGCCCAGACCGGCCAGCAGCTCCCGTTTGCACACTGCCTTGCCCTCCTGACGGTACCGGGAGAACCGGGCCGGCAGAGCCATATCCTGAGCAGGGTCCCACAGTCTGTAGTCCAGACCGTTGAGGATGCCTGTCAGGTCTCCCTGCCGCTTGCGCAGGATGCCGTCCAGCCCTTCGCCGAAGGAGGGAGTGAGTATCTCCCGGGCGTAGGTGGGGCTCACGGTGGTGATCTTGTCGGCAAAGGCTATGGCGCCCTTCATGAGATTGGCCTGACCGTAGTATTCCAGAGCGTCGGAGTTGAAGAGGCCCATGTCCAGCCCTGCGTCTCTCACGGTCTCCGGGGGAAAGACTCCCTGATAGCCCAGATTGTGGATGGTGAATATGCTCCGGACCTTCTTCCACACCGGGTCGTAGTCTGCCGCCGTCCTGATATACACCGGCAGCAGGGCCGTGTGCCAGTCGTGGCAGTGGACTATGTCCGCATACCAGTCCTGATTGACCATGTAGGCCATCACCGCCTTGCAAAACACGGTGAAACGGTGCCTGTCGTCGGGCTCGCCGTAGAGAACGCCCCTATGGAACAGGGAGTCACAGCACACCAGTACGGTCTTCACGCCGGGTATCCGGCCGCTCTCCATCAGGCTCATGCCTATATCCCGGCCCATGTGGTTCACCGTAAAGGGAGAGGAAGAGGCCCTGAAGCCGCTTTTGTCTATGCGGTCGTAGCCCGGCATCAGGATCCTTACCTCGTGCCCGGCCTTTGCCAGCTCCGCGGGCAGGGCCCCGGCCACGTCTGCCAGACCTCCCGTCTTGATAAAGGGCAGACACTCTGCCACTGCGAATAGTATTTTCATTTGAACAGCCCGCCCCCTATGATACTCATGAGCTTTTCCATCCTGTAGCCGGACTTCTCTGCCGCTTTGCCGAGCCGCTCCGAGAGCTGGTCCGCCATACGCAGCAGGGTCCCGGCGTCCGGGCGCTCTTCTTCCAGGATGATCACTCTCCCGGTGGCATGCATGAGCCTCCGCAGAAAGTCGAAGGCTTCCCGGTTGAACCACACTACGCCTCCGTATCTGTTCAGCTTCAGGGCTTTGCCGGCGTCGTCCCGGGACAGCAGGTCCGTCAGGGCCTCTGTCAAGCTGCCGCCGCCCAGCCGCACCGGGTCGGTCCAGTCCTCATGGCGGATGCACAGCTCCACAGCCCGGATCACGTCTCCGGCGCCAAGGCCCGGCTCTCCGCAGGAGAGGAGCCCGGTCCACAGATACTCCGGCGCCCATTCCTTCAGCAGGGCGGCGGAGGCTGCCGGGTCGTGTATGCCGTAGCGCAGGCTGCCCAGATGCCGGAAGCAGAGCCACATGATCAGGGCGCCCGTGAGAGCGTCGTCTCCCTCATAGGCGGCTTTGTCCGCCTGCAGGCAGGCCGCCGTCCGGGCCATCAGGGCTCTCGTCCCGTCGAGGTGCTCCCGGCCGCCCTGATAGTCCGCTGCCGTGGCAGTCAGCTCCGACAGCTTGTCCATGAGGGCCTCGGGGGAC
Proteins encoded in this region:
- a CDS encoding glycogen synthase, coding for MKILFAVAECLPFIKTGGLADVAGALPAELAKAGHEVRILMPGYDRIDKSGFRASSSPFTVNHMGRDIGMSLMESGRIPGVKTVLVCCDSLFHRGVLYGEPDDRHRFTVFCKAVMAYMVNQDWYADIVHCHDWHTALLPVYIRTAADYDPVWKKVRSIFTIHNLGYQGVFPPETVRDAGLDMGLFNSDALEYYGQANLMKGAIAFADKITTVSPTYAREILTPSFGEGLDGILRKRQGDLTGILNGLDYRLWDPAQDMALPARFSRYRQEGKAVCKRELLAGLGIDAAPDAPVLGIVSRLCRQKGFDALMYGMRDLLSYSDAIFIAQGTGDREYEDMMTALAADFPRSVRHIARYSEAMARRVYAGSDMFLMPSRYEPCGLGQMIALRYGALPFVHRTGGLSDTVTDADSSAAAPNGFVFDSLDPGVVKEQLWRAYLKYKREPEEWAALRSAALECRFGWDKSVAEYERVYRSCFEEPAQ
- a CDS encoding glycogen debranching enzyme, encoding MDFTQMKTGPGDHSLPGVTRTARGWNVTCVTPARKCSLLLRETGLRVPMECGAAGRSRSILIEGADLTGAEYAFVCEDFPDGTPDGIYPDIYARAFAGLDDPERQGGPLFAIALPDEGPRQEDPFPEVPMAETVIYEAHVKGFTADDPGAKAPGTFAALEDKLDYLQDLGVTALELLPVFEFDRSDNPNRDPETGAGLVNYWGYATLGYFAPKASYSGGDPRAELKSLAGALHRRGMELWLDVVYNHTGGKKEAPLFTGLGDYYFPEPLANISGCGNTVSCNSPEALRFVLRSLEYWRTEYRVDGFRFDLCPVLARDTDGAIREDAPLIRAITESPALQGCKLIAEPWDAGGGYMAGVFAKQRGWAEWNGFFRDTARRFLTEEKDVCADMAKCIEGSRHIFPGGGAVNFVTCHDGFTLYDLFTYTAKRNERNGEDNRDGSDHNLSCNMGHEGPADPETEARRRLRAVSALALLFLSRGTPMLLMGDEVLRTKEGNNNTYCQDNRLSRFPWDAPGGPRDLTGIVRWLTGFRKACPPTGERFRWHGTHPGKPDHSWASHSLAWEYETEPGEKNDNICRVYAAANMFSEPLTFVLPRGEWTPVFADGRPLTAGEPVKETTVRPGAVTILVTRTRRHK